The Patescibacteria group bacterium genome window below encodes:
- a CDS encoding phage holin family protein: MGIIIRWLIYAVAIMLLTYIVPGISVKNFYSALIAALILGLVNAVIRPLLILLTLPVNILTLGLFTLVINALMLWFVASIVKGFDVRNFAAAFLGALVLWVVGWITNALTK, translated from the coding sequence ATGGGCATTATTATTCGTTGGTTAATTTATGCCGTGGCGATTATGCTTTTAACCTACATTGTACCGGGCATTTCCGTGAAAAATTTTTATTCAGCCCTTATTGCGGCGCTCATTTTGGGTCTTGTCAATGCCGTAATCAGGCCCCTCTTGATCCTTTTGACCTTGCCGGTAAATATTCTAACCCTCGGACTTTTTACGTTAGTAATTAATGCGTTGATGTTATGGTTTGTCGCTTCAATCGTTAAAGGTTTTGATGTTAGAAATTTCGCCGCCGCGTTTTTGGGAGCTCTGGTTTTATGGGTGGTCGGGTGGATTACAAACGCGCTAACAAAATAA
- the mltG gene encoding endolytic transglycosylase MltG produces MKKIVFLVILIVLVTFSWFIFVSPSEDTAEKIFVIEKGEGVNEISQHLKEQNFIKNKFVFETYVWLKKVQSDFKAGEHKLRQNMRVWEIVPVLTSAGETNERDIKILEGWNNTEIANYLEREGVVSKDIFLATADNYESGIKNYEFLSDRPAGATLEGYLFPDTYRIYREFPAEFLNGEDEGIAVAKHIIKKMLDNFDKKLSADLRAEIAKQKKNIFEILTMASIIEKEARGEDMAMVADIFWRRIDEGIALQSDATVNYATGKYETQPSLDDLKIDSPHNTYKYRGLPAGPIGNPGLEAIRAAIYPKANDYWYFLHAKDGQTIYSINFEEHKENKAKYLQ; encoded by the coding sequence ATGAAAAAAATTGTTTTTTTGGTAATTCTTATTGTTTTGGTCACTTTTAGTTGGTTTATTTTTGTGTCTCCATCCGAGGATACCGCGGAAAAAATTTTTGTTATTGAAAAGGGCGAGGGGGTTAATGAAATAAGCCAACATTTGAAAGAACAAAATTTTATTAAAAATAAATTTGTTTTTGAAACTTACGTTTGGTTAAAAAAAGTTCAAAGCGATTTTAAGGCCGGCGAACATAAACTGCGGCAGAATATGAGGGTTTGGGAAATTGTTCCAGTCTTAACTTCTGCCGGTGAAACAAACGAACGCGACATAAAGATTCTCGAGGGCTGGAACAACACGGAAATCGCAAATTATTTAGAACGAGAAGGCGTGGTTTCTAAAGATATTTTTTTGGCAACAGCAGATAATTATGAATCAGGAATTAAGAATTACGAATTTTTGAGTGATCGGCCGGCTGGCGCGACGCTTGAAGGATATTTATTCCCGGATACATATAGGATTTATAGAGAATTTCCGGCAGAATTTTTAAACGGTGAGGATGAAGGAATTGCCGTTGCTAAACATATCATCAAAAAAATGTTGGATAATTTTGATAAAAAATTATCGGCCGATCTCCGAGCGGAAATTGCTAAACAGAAAAAAAATATTTTTGAAATTTTAACGATGGCGTCAATCATTGAAAAAGAGGCGAGGGGAGAAGATATGGCTATGGTCGCTGATATATTTTGGCGGAGAATTGATGAAGGAATTGCCCTCCAGTCCGATGCTACGGTAAATTACGCAACCGGAAAATACGAAACTCAGCCGAGCCTTGATGATTTAAAAATTGATTCGCCACATAATACTTACAAATATCGCGGTTTGCCCGCGGGGCCGATCGGAAATCCCGGGCTAGAAGCAATTCGGGCGGCAATTTATCCCAAGGCAAACGACTATTGGTATTTTTTGCACGCGAAAGATGGTCAGACAATTTATAGCATAAATTTTGAAGAACACAAAGAAAATAAGGCGAAATATTTACAATAA
- a CDS encoding FecR domain-containing protein — translation MFQFLNRKSKKLITAWEEKKPAELNAEEKMLYALAEKIQNARLARPGEIFVSETEKNRIRENFYHKYFNLVGSKATAQNLIKEQARTQDGRKEKLMTLPFNLKRATLAWAGAAVVVVALALGIYFTRGPAGTGGIFNGALAAHLSIADGQVETWNGSDWQEVAVGATLSGQSQLRTGENSKAVLEFDEGSALRLDENTHVILEEVNNKNISVAQVVGETYSRVNKTSGLTYKVKSGGAETTALGTAFGVATEKSNWVKKGEKKVIVKVVESKVKVKIIKNDETLEKEVSEGEELIVDMTKPIEDTAKKVPLPKEETAQDGFYAWNRQEDSEKSYPLGVLSDTTAPEINISEPLDGITTELVRVAVRGTTETGAKVFVNGTLAENKDGSFEKIIDLKVGANTVEVKAKDDSGNATTKKITVTRKGEAVQASPLYLKGWADSDGVHLSWSLSGITAPKGFKLVKSLTAYPTYPGNSAVYLNPDVRSYLWQINDGKTWHFRVCVYEGGACGTYSNDLKITAKSSSATNNEIYGTLSLTGWIKTGKIVALSWALSGNSPYGYKLVKSTEPNPVYPGNEYVYLSSPDLKGSYVWDMKEAGTYHFRVCAYNGGGGCVFYSNDYSITVQ, via the coding sequence ATGTTTCAATTTTTAAATAGAAAATCAAAAAAATTGATCACGGCCTGGGAAGAAAAAAAACCAGCCGAGCTTAATGCTGAAGAAAAAATGCTCTACGCCCTGGCAGAGAAAATCCAAAATGCGCGGCTCGCGCGGCCAGGAGAAATTTTTGTTTCCGAAACGGAAAAAAATCGCATCAGGGAAAATTTTTATCATAAATATTTTAATCTTGTCGGTTCCAAGGCAACTGCTCAAAATCTAATAAAGGAGCAGGCCAGAACCCAAGACGGAAGAAAGGAAAAACTTATGACTCTGCCCTTTAATTTAAAGCGAGCCACTCTCGCGTGGGCTGGTGCGGCCGTAGTAGTGGTCGCCTTGGCGCTCGGAATTTATTTCACTCGCGGCCCGGCCGGAACGGGTGGAATTTTTAACGGAGCTCTCGCGGCACATTTATCGATCGCTGACGGACAAGTTGAAACCTGGAATGGCAGTGACTGGCAAGAGGTTGCTGTCGGGGCCACCTTATCCGGTCAGTCGCAGCTTAGAACGGGTGAAAACAGCAAGGCAGTTTTAGAATTTGATGAAGGCAGCGCCCTACGGCTCGACGAAAACACTCACGTAATTTTAGAAGAAGTCAATAATAAAAATATTTCTGTCGCGCAAGTGGTCGGCGAAACTTATAGCCGCGTTAATAAAACTTCAGGCTTAACTTATAAAGTAAAATCCGGCGGCGCGGAAACAACGGCGCTTGGCACGGCTTTCGGCGTAGCCACGGAAAAATCAAACTGGGTTAAAAAGGGCGAGAAAAAAGTTATCGTTAAGGTGGTGGAAAGTAAAGTAAAAGTAAAAATTATAAAAAATGACGAAACCCTGGAAAAAGAAGTCAGTGAGGGCGAAGAATTAATTGTTGATATGACAAAACCGATTGAAGACACTGCAAAAAAAGTTCCTCTGCCAAAAGAAGAAACTGCGCAAGACGGATTTTATGCCTGGAACCGCCAAGAGGATAGTGAAAAATCTTATCCTCTCGGAGTTTTATCCGATACCACAGCGCCAGAAATAAATATCTCTGAACCTTTAGACGGAATCACAACAGAGTTGGTTCGCGTCGCTGTACGCGGCACGACCGAGACCGGAGCAAAAGTTTTTGTGAATGGCACCTTGGCGGAAAACAAAGACGGATCATTTGAAAAAATTATTGATTTGAAAGTCGGCGCGAATACAGTTGAAGTAAAAGCAAAAGATGACTCGGGAAACGCTACCACCAAAAAAATTACTGTCACAAGAAAAGGCGAAGCAGTCCAAGCCTCCCCTCTTTATCTCAAGGGTTGGGCTGATTCTGACGGCGTGCATCTTTCTTGGTCGCTTTCGGGAATTACCGCGCCAAAAGGATTTAAACTGGTAAAATCGCTCACGGCTTACCCGACTTATCCTGGCAACTCGGCGGTTTACCTAAATCCCGATGTCAGAAGCTATCTCTGGCAAATCAATGATGGAAAAACCTGGCATTTCAGAGTCTGCGTTTATGAAGGCGGGGCTTGCGGCACATACAGTAATGATTTAAAAATCACTGCAAAATCAAGCAGCGCGACAAACAACGAAATTTACGGGACATTGTCTTTGACCGGCTGGATAAAAACAGGAAAAATTGTTGCTCTCTCTTGGGCACTTTCTGGAAATTCCCCGTACGGATATAAATTGGTGAAATCCACAGAACCAAATCCTGTTTATCCCGGAAATGAATATGTTTACCTCTCTTCACCGGACTTGAAAGGAAGTTATGTCTGGGACATGAAAGAAGCCGGCACATATCACTTCCGCGTTTGTGCTTATAATGGAGGCGGCGGATGCGTCTTCTATAGCAATGACTACTCTATAACAGTGCAATAA
- a CDS encoding phosphatase PAP2 family protein — protein sequence MDFYLFQLINNLAGRWWPLDFFGIFCAEYLIFAMAFVIIAWTIFNKNNRRADTIIILEIILAAFFSYLIKIIINLIYFRPRPFSVHDVNLLIGKISDGSFPSAHTFLSFVMAFGIYFYNRKLGAVLIILAAFVSVSRVYVGVHYPLDILGGIILAGLAAYAVNKINWKKIFKI from the coding sequence ATGGATTTTTATTTATTCCAACTTATAAACAATCTGGCAGGGAGATGGTGGCCGTTGGATTTTTTCGGAATTTTTTGCGCTGAATATTTAATTTTTGCCATGGCTTTTGTGATTATCGCCTGGACGATTTTTAATAAAAATAATCGGCGCGCGGACACGATTATAATTTTAGAAATTATTTTGGCGGCATTTTTCAGTTATCTTATAAAAATTATAATTAATTTAATTTATTTCCGGCCGCGCCCGTTTTCCGTTCATGACGTAAATTTGTTGATAGGGAAAATATCCGACGGATCATTTCCTTCGGCACATACATTTTTGTCTTTTGTTATGGCGTTTGGAATTTATTTTTATAACAGAAAATTGGGTGCCGTTTTAATAATTTTGGCGGCGTTTGTCAGCGTTTCAAGGGTTTATGTTGGAGTGCATTATCCATTAGATATTTTGGGTGGAATAATTTTGGCGGGGCTCGCGGCTTATGCGGTAAATAAAATTAATTGGAAAAAAATATTTAAAATATGA
- a CDS encoding SdpI family protein has protein sequence MKLWGKVDWLMVLFIITIFAVGIYMAPNMPDRVPTHWNIRGEVDGWGSKYINLFLMPTIALAAYLLMSFLPAIDPFRKNYEKFAKPYLYFKIFLAFFFIYLEIFLLYSSIRFSPPQGSLMFAIPFSLLLCFIGWILPQLKRNFFIGIKTPWTLVSDENWKKTHDFGGKVFIFAGVASLVAAFFGSMVSFIVLIGSVVITTIITIGYSYLMYRKEKK, from the coding sequence ATGAAACTTTGGGGAAAAGTAGACTGGTTAATGGTTTTGTTTATTATTACGATTTTTGCGGTGGGAATTTATATGGCACCGAATATGCCCGATCGAGTGCCGACACACTGGAATATAAGAGGAGAAGTTGATGGCTGGGGTTCAAAATATATCAATTTATTTTTAATGCCGACAATTGCTCTCGCGGCGTATCTTTTAATGTCTTTTTTGCCGGCGATTGATCCGTTCCGGAAAAATTATGAAAAATTTGCCAAGCCGTATTTATATTTTAAAATTTTCTTGGCGTTCTTCTTTATTTATTTAGAAATATTTTTGCTTTATTCTTCAATACGTTTTAGTCCGCCACAGGGAAGCTTGATGTTTGCGATTCCTTTTTCCCTGCTTTTATGTTTTATTGGATGGATATTGCCGCAGCTTAAAAGAAATTTTTTTATTGGCATCAAGACGCCGTGGACCCTCGTTTCTGACGAAAATTGGAAAAAGACGCACGATTTCGGCGGCAAGGTATTTATTTTTGCCGGCGTGGCGAGCTTGGTCGCCGCTTTTTTTGGCAGCATGGTAAGTTTTATTGTTTTAATTGGTAGTGTGGTTATCACCACGATTATCACAATAGGTTATAGTTATTTAATGTATAGAAAGGAGAAAAAATAG
- a CDS encoding DUF5661 family protein gives MAKENFTADEAKKIGEELGIDWSKFDIEQFRRGMDVELEHGARDLHTNVTNDDALMTGKIALAHLNEFSDYYTRLDKMEKEADEFWGKVE, from the coding sequence ATGGCTAAAGAAAATTTTACCGCCGATGAGGCGAAAAAAATCGGAGAAGAGTTGGGCATCGATTGGAGTAAATTTGATATCGAGCAGTTTAGAAGAGGAATGGATGTTGAATTGGAGCATGGTGCGCGTGATTTGCACACCAATGTCACGAACGATGACGCGCTTATGACAGGAAAAATCGCCCTAGCCCATTTAAATGAATTTTCGGATTATTACACAAGATTGGACAAAATGGAAAAGGAAGCAGACGAATTTTGGGGAAAAGTAGAATAA
- a CDS encoding RNA polymerase sigma factor, whose protein sequence is MDYELERQLIKKAKENAAAFEELYNHYLPKIYGFLLNRTGQKELAEDLTSEVFAKALANISKFNDRGVPFAAWLFRIARNTLIDWSRKKKEILTDAVEIYEPKPDRAEVGAVSGLIQDEKKVLLRKTMGNLPEKYQTVLSLKFFEELSNDEIADIVGCQKNAVAVRVHRALRLMKKHLIGNPEFLEINF, encoded by the coding sequence ATGGATTACGAATTAGAGCGACAATTAATCAAAAAAGCCAAGGAAAACGCTGCCGCTTTTGAGGAGCTATACAACCATTATCTCCCCAAAATCTACGGTTTTCTCCTAAATCGCACCGGCCAGAAAGAACTGGCCGAAGATTTGACGTCCGAAGTTTTTGCCAAAGCCCTGGCTAATATTTCTAAATTTAACGACCGAGGCGTTCCTTTTGCCGCCTGGCTTTTTAGAATTGCGCGAAATACTTTAATTGACTGGAGCCGCAAAAAGAAAGAGATTCTAACAGATGCCGTAGAAATATACGAACCAAAACCTGACCGCGCGGAAGTGGGAGCTGTATCCGGACTTATACAAGATGAAAAAAAAGTACTCCTCAGAAAAACCATGGGAAACCTTCCCGAAAAATACCAGACGGTTTTATCTTTAAAATTTTTTGAAGAGTTAAGTAATGACGAGATCGCGGATATCGTCGGTTGTCAAAAAAATGCCGTAGCTGTAAGAGTTCACCGCGCGCTTCGTTTAATGAAAAAACATCTGATCGGCAATCCTGAATTTTTAGAAATCAATTTTTAA
- a CDS encoding sugar phosphate nucleotidyltransferase: MKIVIRAGGSGTRLWPASRENNPKQFQALVGENTLIRDTVNRVKPLLKNKEDLFISLNQKMIRRLKKEIGELPVKNMILESAGRNTGPAMCLESCVLARRFGENAIVASLPSDDYISNAASFRAMLQAAERFLEKNPDYIVTPGAKPTCPDAGYSYIKIGEKIGGEKRARIFKVGGWVEKPDINYCKKLIKSGKYFYHTGMYVWKLKTILDLFRKFQPKMYDVCEKLAAGGSSKNYVKLEKISVETAITNRAPKIAVAVSEKFTWSDLGKWQIISKMLPGDKNGNVTRGKVISIDTKNCLVYSPDNKLVAAVGLSDLVIVLTEDALLVCSKGRAGEVKKIVDGLEKKRLKKYL, encoded by the coding sequence ATGAAAATCGTAATTAGGGCAGGAGGATCGGGGACAAGGCTTTGGCCGGCATCGCGCGAAAATAACCCAAAACAATTTCAGGCTTTGGTTGGGGAAAATACTCTTATCCGCGACACAGTAAATCGCGTAAAACCGCTTCTTAAAAATAAAGAAGATCTTTTTATTTCTTTAAATCAAAAAATGATCCGCAGGTTGAAGAAGGAAATAGGGGAGTTGCCGGTTAAAAATATGATTTTGGAATCGGCGGGGCGAAATACCGGGCCGGCGATGTGTCTTGAAAGTTGTGTTTTAGCGCGTCGTTTTGGAGAAAATGCAATTGTTGCGAGTTTACCCTCTGATGATTATATTTCCAATGCCGCGTCTTTTCGCGCGATGCTTCAGGCAGCGGAAAGATTTTTAGAAAAAAATCCTGACTATATAGTAACGCCGGGGGCGAAACCAACTTGTCCGGACGCGGGATACAGTTATATAAAAATCGGGGAAAAAATAGGAGGAGAAAAAAGAGCGCGAATTTTTAAAGTTGGTGGTTGGGTTGAAAAACCAGATATTAATTATTGTAAAAAATTGATTAAGTCAGGAAAATATTTTTATCATACCGGAATGTATGTTTGGAAGTTAAAAACCATTCTTGATTTATTTAGAAAATTTCAGCCAAAAATGTATGATGTTTGTGAAAAATTGGCAGCCGGAGGAAGTTCAAAAAATTATGTTAAACTAGAAAAAATTTCCGTTGAAACGGCGATTACAAATCGAGCGCCGAAAATTGCTGTTGCTGTTTCGGAAAAATTTACTTGGAGTGATTTGGGAAAATGGCAGATTATTTCGAAAATGCTTCCTGGCGACAAAAATGGAAATGTGACAAGGGGAAAAGTTATTTCAATTGACACAAAGAATTGTTTGGTTTATAGTCCGGATAATAAGTTAGTCGCGGCAGTCGGTTTAAGTGATCTCGTGATTGTTTTGACTGAAGATGCGTTGCTTGTTTGTTCGAAAGGCAGAGCGGGAGAGGTTAAAAAAATTGTAGATGGATTAGAGAAAAAGAGATTAAAAAAATATTTATAG
- the mutM gene encoding bifunctional DNA-formamidopyrimidine glycosylase/DNA-(apurinic or apyrimidinic site) lyase, with the protein MPELPEVETIRRQLLAKIKGKKIKSVEVRLARMVNVPVREFRKNIIGASITDLRRRAKILILDLSNSRSIVIHLKMTGQLIYNGKEGIGKPHIIYTFSDDHELKHYDFRLFGYAKLMETYEVKNFLDKENYGPEILDQKFSVEDFKNLLGKKPNAKIKPLLMDQKFIAGIGNIYAQEACFCAKILPGRKVSTLTASEIKNLYFCLRKILSAAIARGGSSVDSYVNALGEKGSYMPFLKIYGRGGESCISCKGKVKTIKLAGRGTSFCPGCQK; encoded by the coding sequence ATGCCTGAGTTGCCAGAAGTAGAAACAATAAGAAGACAATTACTTGCTAAAATAAAAGGTAAAAAAATAAAATCCGTTGAAGTGAGGCTGGCGAGAATGGTCAATGTGCCAGTAAGGGAATTTAGAAAAAATATTATTGGAGCGAGTATTACGGATTTAAGAAGGCGAGCTAAAATTTTAATTTTAGATTTGTCCAATAGTCGGAGTATTGTAATTCATTTAAAAATGACGGGGCAGCTGATTTATAATGGAAAAGAGGGGATTGGTAAGCCGCATATTATTTATACTTTTTCCGACGACCATGAATTGAAACATTATGATTTTCGTCTTTTCGGTTACGCGAAGTTAATGGAAACGTACGAGGTAAAAAATTTTTTAGATAAAGAAAATTACGGGCCAGAAATTCTTGATCAAAAATTTTCCGTGGAAGATTTTAAAAATTTGCTAGGGAAAAAACCGAACGCAAAAATAAAACCGCTTTTGATGGATCAGAAATTCATCGCCGGCATCGGAAATATTTACGCGCAAGAAGCGTGTTTTTGCGCCAAAATTTTGCCAGGAAGAAAGGTTTCTACTTTGACTGCGTCGGAAATTAAAAATCTTTATTTTTGCCTTAGAAAAATTCTTTCCGCGGCGATCGCGCGAGGTGGTTCATCGGTTGACTCTTATGTCAACGCCCTGGGAGAAAAAGGTAGCTACATGCCCTTTCTAAAAATTTACGGCCGCGGAGGAGAGTCGTGCATCAGTTGCAAGGGGAAAGTAAAAACAATTAAATTGGCCGGGCGGGGGACGAGCTTTTGTCCCGGTTGCCAAAAATAA